aactatagtattttaatttaatcgtTTTAATCATACAATaactgttaattttttaaaataatatgttgattatgtttattgtattaatgttatatataaataatgattcaCTGAAATAAATTTCAAGTAATTTTcgtatttattatattaataaattccaaattattattaagttttaaatgtaataagtaattataaaatattaaaaaaattattaatttcttttatatattttttaatattgttatttatattaaaataataataataagtacaATACCAATAAAGGATTAATTATCCAATTTATTTCAGCATTACAATcaacattataaattttattccgGCCgttattttgaattaattattagaacGAAATATTTcagtaaatattatattgtagGATAAAACTatgaaaatcaaattgcataaattttaaattattattattaaatatatatagtttaaattataaaaaagtatcaattagtgaaaaaaaattaaaccgTAAAGCACAAGATGAGGtgatagataaaaataaagaaatgattatttaaagttttagattttaaagtCAGTTTTATTGATagacagaaaataaattttattgagttAGAGTTAAGTGTTACCAAACTACTTAActtaatttaatgatatatttttttttctttaaagttattttatttcgGTCTATTTTGTTAATATCGGCCGGAATGGTAATTTTTGTCCAATCTCGATTATTTCGATCGAAAATATACGAGATTTTGActgatataaaagaatattttattttatttttttaataaaataagatatctCGGTCATTCTAGTCAGAATAAAACAGAATCAATAATATTGCTTACAGTATTctttaaatattacaaataatCTAATaacacatttttttttaaagaaaatggtgTGCTTGACGCGAAATAATTTGCAGGGGAAATCAATTctattgaataaattttagacCAAAGGTTGATATTCAAAtctcaataaaagaaaaaaagttcatttatgattaataattaatttttcaacttaaatacATCCATTATATATTGAGTAAGAATCTTGATTTGTTGTTCCTATTATAAAATTCTCATAATTTATTGTACCTTTTTCTCAATATCAAAACTAGTTTAATTGAAgaacctttcttttttctttcctagtgaaaaataaaaatcatggTCAAAATCAAACTCAGTTGGCAAATTCTGATGGCTGAAAGTCCCTTTATGCATATTATCATTTGATTCCTTTTACACATTGCCAATTAAAACTGGTCCACTCTTCACCAAAACCATCTTCAATTATTGCCACAACAATCTTAGTCattctgttttttatttaatattttagaggaTATccagaaaaaatataataaagtttACATTTGGGCtgtgattataaataaattggtAAGACTATAGTTAATTTAAGAACATTAGATATTTCCTTTTTGGATGattttttatggggtttttttctgGTGGTCGTGGAAGACAGTGTGCCAGCCACTTAAGTCAACGACAaagttattttaatgattaatacAATACGAATTATAATATTCCAATATGAAATTTCCTTTTAGAgttaaattattcaatttatcAACAGTTTGAATTTAttgtttgaaaaatttaaaaaaaaaaaaatctaaatctatgcattttaaaaaaatctcttattttttagagttttaatttttcatataagaTGTGAAAGGTccaaaattttctatttttaaggAATAATGGATtgcaataatatttttcacaccaatattatttctaataaatttatactatttcaatatttatccttaatcttaaattattatttttatatttaattccaattataaactatttaaaatttataaattttaagttaaatttataaaattctagATTCCCTTTATTCAAATGAACCCTAAAGAAGTTAAGAGActtgaaaaatagatttttaataataatgcttTGGACTACTTATAGTGTTAAACATGAATTTTGTaacaaattataattcttaGAACAACTCCTATGCCAGTGAATAAGAAAGTCTTCTTTTGGAGACCAAACTAAAAAACTATGtgcttttcaattttatgaataaatgttgatgtctttttttattttataaaaaaaaaaataaactgtaATATTACACTGACATATAATTATTGGTGATCTatctttaatataataaaaaggtaaaaaagaattaatatgaTACATCTAAAAGTCTCACCAAAGTCAACCATTCCAGAAAACTTCAAGATTGACCTCAGGAACCTTTcccatttttgtttttgtatttaatacaatttgtttcctcattttcttattttataatataaaaatacactCAGTTtcacccttttcttttttcttgctAACAAATTTGTCACAAGTCAATAATGCATATGGAAACCTAAATTCTTGGtgtttaaaactaataaaaaacaattaatgTTAAGGTCATATTGCAGCAAATGCAAAATGAATTAGtctaaaatgataatattttattgatctaTGAGTCTACCAACATGTCAAACTCaactaatattgataaattaagatgaataataataaaatgtattttttttttcccttccaTCTTGGCCTCTtatctttcatatttttcaagctttctctataaatattatatattagcTTCCAGAAAGGTTATTTGTAAGTGTCTCTGTTTCCAAGTTGTACCTCTGCCCCTACTTCTCATTAAGTAGATTTAATGCTTTTTAAATGTTTGCCATAAGTGTACTCTTAGcattgtattaaaatataatttttttctttttaccaaaaaaaataaaaattttatgaccTAAGAAATATGCATAATCTATTCTTTGTAGCTgctcataatatatatattttatatattaaaatattaaattttaatgaagtTTGATATTTTACTAGTCTTTTTtgttctaaaaattatatatatatatatatatatatatatatatatatatatataaaatacacCAAACAccaaaaagtaatttttagaatattttttttttatatacaactaaacaacaaaatatattatttttctcaataaaGTTCTCATcagaattattcttttaaaaagagtTATTTCTCATCCTTAAAAAGTGAAGCCCAAATATCTATTAGattatttaatctttctttttttggttgtCAAAAGTAACTGGATTAAAACACTCTTTTATTGGGAAATTTCTTAAGTGGAATAGGTAAGCTGTCAATTGTTATTTAATCTGAAAGAAATCATACTAAAAGTAAGTGAAAGCTTTGCCTGAGCCTGATGTTCTTGGGTTGTGTCCTAATTCTAGCAATGGAAATGGGTTAGTGGAGATAACCTAAAgggaaagataaataaatgaaggtttaagaaaagattaaatataaaatatgaatttctGTGTTCCAATCCttcacttatttatttaaattatttagacATTTTGCTTATTAGTTCTACCCGCATGATTAAAATttgctttttatttctcaaaaaggaaaagcttttaagaaataaaaaagaaattgtatgGCCCATAATCTATAAGTTAACAAGTTACTAGTTaactctctattttatccaaATATTGTTGTTAGGATTAGGAACATCTCTTAAACTCTTTTGCCATATCTGAGAACTTGTGATAGTGACACAcaaggaagagagagagacactcttctctctctttctctttctatctctAAAACCTTCTCTCTCTAGAATTCTCTTTCTCCTCTATCTgtctatctatctatctaaagtttttattattaagagCGGTTTTTATGCAAATTTTGCTTCTTCTCTTTTGTGGGTGTTAGTTAGTGGTTCCTATTATTTCTCCATAATAATCAAAGTTTCTGCCTTTCTCATTTTTGGTTCTCTTACCCACagactctctctctctctctccaacAAATTcactccctctctctctctaaccCAAAAATTCAATCTTTACCccattttttctaaaaagaatttgTCTGTCTCCAAAACTGAGTTCTTTTTATGCCCAGCATTGAATTGtgcttctctctctctctctctctctctctctttttatcAATTCTTCTTTAGCATTATTGGGTTTGTGTTTTTGCTTCAATCTTGGTCAATCAAATCTTGATCTGGATAAGGGTTTGCTgtaatgaaaattttgaagCTGAATTTTTGTTGGAATTGGTGAAAGTTTTGGATTTGCAATTGAGGTTGGTGAGGAACAATTGTTaataaatcaaaacaaaaggtgtcctttttttatttatatatcttcAGTTGAAGGGGATTTAAATTTCTAGAGGAAAggcttattcttttttttttttgtgtgtaATAGATCTTCTTATATAGATCTGgcttttataatatatatgctTTTTTAGCTTTTCATGATGtgtttttgaaagaaaaaatggaaaagaggGAGTGAAGATTCTTATCCATTAAAAAGTATCTTTTCCTTCTGTAGCAAGTAAGAAAAGCTTTGGCAAATTctattcttcttttgcttattGGTGGATTGCATGATTCAGAGCTTTTGCTTTTAAGCCAAATCTAAGCTATAGCTTGATTCTCCGGCAGTGAGTTCAAAAGGGTATACTGCAGTTTTCTTATAGATTGCTCTTTAAGTGGTTTGATGCCTTATTGATGAATTAGTCCAACTGTGAATTTAGATGATTTTTAGATTTGATCTCTAATTCTGGAGATTGATGAAGTCGAACTCAGTTGGTTTATAGGCTCTAAATTTCCAGAGATTGTTATTTGATCATTTTAAGGGTGAAGCTTTTGGTTGATTAATCCAATCCCGTCCCATCATTGGCCTgtgaatttaagaaattttttaggATCTTCACCAATCAGTTCTTACGGATCCGTCTTCAGAAAATAGTGGGTGCTATTGCCCGGCTGGTCTGGAGtgcatattaaatattatcagGGCCCTGAGGATGGGGTCCTGCTTGTCTGCAGAAAGCAGGAGCCCTCGCCCTGGTACACCTTCCTCTCCTGGTTTTGGTGtcaggaagaagaagaactcAAAGAAGAGACCAGGGTCAAGGAACTCTTCATTTGATTATCGGAGGGAAGAACCACTGCATAGGATTCCAGGCAGGCTGTTCTTGAATGGTTCCAGTGATATTGCTTCACTCTTTACCCAACAAGGCAGGAAAGGGACCAATCAAGATGCCATGATTGTTTGGGAGGTTAgtgtttatatatatcatctttttcattttctttaaatagtaattcttcttgaaatggttgatattaaaaatcaaatattgtTCTTGGTTAGCTTTGCAACAAGCAGTCAGGGTTTATCTCGTTGCTTGAATAGGAGAATTCACTCCAAACAAATCTAGTGTTCTCAATCTAAATTTCCTCTTTGCTACCTTTGAATCCTCATCTTATCCTTAGAATATGAGTTTTCTTTCCTTGAGAGAACTATAAATCTAGTTAGTAGCATTCTGCTCtctattttaaagaattatattaaagGCCTAtgttttctcttctttatttCTGGTTCTTGTCCAACCTTTTGCTGTTTCGCCAAACTCTTTCTGTGATTGCATGTATTGGTTTCATGTGATGTATGGAGGAGTATCCTACTGCAAGTTGGTTAGGATTAAGTGTACGCATACTTCTAGTTGGTAACTTAAAAGCAATCGATTAAACAAACTGGAATTGTCTTTGTTCTACATCCATGATAGGCTTATTGTTTTGGCAGACTTCATACAGCATATGATTATGCCAATTCCCCCCTTCTTGATGATTATTGAAACTATATGTCTTTCAAATCCTGGCCATGTTCAGCAAAGGCCAAAACATTCTACTTTTGTCTATTGCACCCTGTTTGCATAACAATGATTAAGAGGTCCTGTGATAACTATTATCTTCATTGTTCAAtatgtaccacttttttgctttatttaattaaaatatgatgttAAAGTGTACCCCCACATTTGAAAGttgtggaaagaaaaattctcagTGCATTGAGCATGTGGaatttttcagaattttgGATCAAGGACAGATACAGTTTTTTGCGGAGTTTTTGATGGACACGGTCCATATGGTCATATGGTTGCTAAAAGAGTGAGGGATCATCTTCCCCTTAAACTTAGTGCTCATTGGGAAGTAAATATAACCAGCGAGGATGTTCTCAAAGAGATAAGCCTTAATACCGCAGGAAGCATGAACTCTGAAGACACCACCTTTGTATCTGCTGATGAAGAATCTAGGGCCTCTGTTGATCTTGACGATACTGTAAAACATCCAGAGATTTTTCAGACATTGAAAGAGTCGTTTCTCAAGGCTTTCAAAGTCATGGACAGGGAACTCAGAATTCATGCAAATATTGATTGCTTTTGCAGTGGGACAACAGCAGTTACACTGATCAAGCAGGTTTCTACTTGCTAGATCATCAAAACTTCTATTTCATAagatctaaaatttttaaatttatctgaTATATCGTTCTTCATAATGTTTGCCTTGCTGTCTCTGTAGGGTCGCAATCTCGTTGTTGGTAATGTTGGGGATTCCAGAGCAGTGCTGGGTACTAGGGACAAGGATGACTCTCTTGTGGCAGTTCAGTTGACTGTTGATCTGAAACCGAATCTTCCAGGTAGCTTCCTACTCTTGCTCTCTTTCATAGTAAGAATAAGTTCTTATTGAATATGACCACTGATGGTTTCTGCAAAAGTAGTGTCCTCGCTTGGCTAGGAATTAGGCATTAATACATTCATGTACAAGGGACTAGAGCTCATTGTTGCTTATTTTATGCACATGATGgaaactaatattaattttttttcatcacTAAAAGCCTAGTTATTCCTAGGAATCTATCTTGGGATATAACATATACAGTCCCTCCTTTTGTTTAATTGCTATTTCCCCTAGCTTTCAAATCTGCATTATTACATCTTCTGCTGAGCAATCAAGCTGTAAGAGAAGGGATAAAAGGGCCCGAGGGAAATAACCTGATTTCTACAACCAAGtcttccatttcttttctaatcATCCCACTCTTATGAGAACGTTTGATGAGATGGTAAGAAACCTATGAGGAATTTCTTGATTCCACCTTCACACATCTGTATCTCTTTTAGTTCTATTATCCCTTAATCGCATAAGGCTCTGTTCGGCATTGGGTTTCGCACCGCTCTTAAAAATTGCAGTTGTTTTTTCCTTATCTGCTTCTGGTTGGCCACGGTCTGGAAAAAGCTGGAAATTCACTTTCTCTGCAACCAAGGTCTGGGAAACCCTTAGGTGCTGCAAAAAGCAGCCCAACCTCAGCACTGAAAGGGGGCTTTAATAGTGAAGTCTGTTCTTTCTCCATCATTAATTTTGTTCTTCCATTTGCATTTCTTATGTGCGTATTTATACTGGGAATAGCAGTAGTATAGAACAAGCATATCCAGGTAGGTGGTAATGTACGGAGTGCTCGAGTATCCTAAGTTGTAACATGCATGATACGCTTGCATATAGTTTTGATTGTTTTGATTAGAGAGGTAATTTCAAGTATGTATTTCACTTGATGATAACTCCAGTGTACTTTAATATGTGGTTATTAGCAATCAGATCTTTAGATTATTTGTAAAACAAGAGCAATTAGGCAATTAATGACTCTTTCAAAAGTTGATTCAGTTGAGGATGCTGAGGCACATAGGTCTAAAGACCTAGAGTAGAAATGCACTTACCACAAGCTTgagtttaataataatagactGTAAGAGTAAGTGTACATGCTGGACAAGGAAAAGACTTGCACTGTCATGATGTGTCATATTTTATTGTCCCCCTTCTTTAGCTTATCTTactgttattttctttctttttttctttaattggcTATTACAGCGGAAGCGGAAAGAATTCGGAAGTGTAAAGGGCGTGTTTTTGCTCTTCAGGATGAACCTGAGGTAGCTAGAGTCTGGCTACCAAACAATGACTCTCCTGGCCTAGCCATGGCGCGGGCTTTTGGAGATTTCTGCCTGAAGGATTTTGGCTTAATCTCTGTGCCCGACGTATCCTTCCGACGCCTAAGTGAGAAAGATGAATTTATAGTCTTGGCTACTGATGGGGTAAGCTCTTGTTCTAGCATGTAATCCATTTTCGCTTTATTGATTATTGAATGGATTTAACCTCTTCCATTTCTTAGGATCTGATTGAATATTGATTTGTTGCAGATATGGGATGTTCTCTCGAATAAAGAGGTGGTAGACATTGTAGCTTCAGTCCCAACACGACCTTCTGCAGCAAGAGCCTTGGTTGAGTCAGCAGTTAGAGCTTGGAGATACAAGTATCCAACCTCAAAAGTTGATGACTGCGCAGTAGTTTGCCTCTTCCTAGACTCTAACAATGTATCTACCGCTTCCACTGTCAATGCCAATAGCAATATCAATACCAAAGAGCAGCCTACGTCAGAGGACCAAGCTGACGTTGACAGTCAGAAAGAGGATGATCTCAACGGTCCAACTGGATTGGGCCGCTCAGGCACCGTGCGGAATGGGAAAGAGGTACTCTCAGACGGAATTGGAGAAGAAGATAATTCAAAGCAAGATGAAATGCAATCAGAATATGGAATAGAGTGGTCTGCTCTAGAAGGAGTTTCGCGCGTCAACACCCTACTGAATTTGCCAAGGTTTGTGCCGGGGAAGGAGGATAAGAAGGCTGCCGGAGAGACAAAAGCATGGAAATGAAaacaggaaaagaagaaaaagcaaGGTTTTGTTAGTCCCGGATTTTCTTGATTAAtttctattctttctttttccttatttcTGCATGGTTTATTTTTCGACAGAAGGGGGAAAAATATTTCGTAGGGCcattaaaatgttaaaatttggACTGGAGAGGTGGGCCCGGCTATATTAGTGTGTCTGGGAAAGTGTCCTTCCTCTATCTAGGGTGGGTAGAATTGGAATTTTTGTAAAATCCAACTCTCCGtctatttccttttctttttctttttctttttcttttattaatttttgtactTCGAAATTCCATGTGTGATCTGTTGGTTTTTGTCCatgtttataataattttgtgACAATGAAGCATCTCAAGTTTCACTTGAACATCTGATATTTCCTTTCTTTGATCTTGTCATGTTCTTTATATGGAACTGTCCTTGCTTTGTAGTTCATGTATTTCCTAGAGCAAAACTTTTGGCTCCCACTCTTTTGTTGGTTTGCTTTTCCACTAACCAAAAGCAGAAAACAACTGccttgttcttgttctttctGCCTCAAGTGGCCAACTTGAGTTGGGAAGTGATTATTTTTAGATGGAAACTCATTGGCACAGAAACAATTTCGAAGCGGCTGGCTAGGGTGCCATTGAGGCCTAAAAATATCTGCTCCTTTTGACTAGAATCTCAGAGCCACATACTGATGCTTCACTGTTTTCTTGGGATTCTTATGAATTCCTGTGGAACACAGAATTTGCTAGGTTATGGCTGTGAGAGGAGGTAGAATTACGGCAACAAATGAAATTGTCCATCTGATTATCTGTATTTGTATTAAGTTAATTGTCTCGTATTTAAGTGACACTGTTTGAAAATGAGCTGCCCTTTCATTCTTGGGCTGATTAGTCTATTTTAGCATTTTGTCTTCCTCTGTTCATGGAATCTTTTAACTCTTTAACCACAAAAGATTTTGACCTAGTCGACAAGAAATTGCAAGTTGCTTTCTGAAATATATTTTGACTTTTTTAAGTTGTACCGTTTTATACcgaatattataatttctatcaAACTAAGTTGTCTTGTCCTTGGAACCATGTGAATTAAAATAAGCAATGATTTAGAGAGGATGTGTGTTTATGATCAACATATTCCAGTTTTCCTGATCCTCTGTAAATACATTCCCAATTGAAAATCTTATTTGCATATCCAAAAATCAGCAGACGGTGGCAGGACATGGAAGTGGGGCATGGAAATTTGCCATATGCATGCCCTTGAAAGCGACCTTCTTCGCATCCCAAAGATGATAGGTTCTTTAATATTCTGCAATTTCTGTTTTCCAGACTATCAATGCTGTCTTGCCACCCCTCGGGCAAATTCTGAGTGTCAGGCCaatccctttttttttttcctgacAGAAAAGTAACGGGAGATCATTTCTCTATCTGGTTCCCTGAAGGATAGAATATGTAGATGTATCATTTACTTTCTTGGGCGGCTCTCTTTTTGACCTAAATATCCTCAGGAAACCAAGAACCGGTATTCAGCGTTGTCAATGGTTTGGCCTTAACTATAAGTCTGCAAGTAGTCTCACAGAGTCGACTTCTTACAGATTTTTCCCTGATTACATTCTTGGAGCAAAATCTCAGCTTCTTGCAACGGATTACATAAATATCTTTCCATGAGCACAACTGGATAATACAGTGCATTGTGGTTCTACTTTAACTTTGGGTTTTCGGGGTTCTGAAAAACATTTTTGCTGTTTTATAAGATCAGAATAGAATCGCATATGCTTGGTTTCTCAGCTTTTGAATGGAAGGTGGAAGACCTTTgggtttttttgttttttttcttttcttgaactCAGCTACTAGTCTTTAGATGTTAGGTGTAGCAATATCCCCAAAGATTGGATCACAGGATGAGACACTACTGAAACTCTTAATACTGctaaatttcttgaaaatgttaccttttttgttttcttttgatattcTTTATTCAGTGATGCAACATGACAGTACCATGATGTGTCGATTCTGCAAGTTATAGCcatgaatttattttcagaaatGACTTGAAAGGAAAGTTAAATAAAGATAGGACAGATGTATTTCACACAAATGAAACATAAATCAAAAGGCACTTTCTTGCCACTGGATATATgtatggttttctttttcaggctAAAGACTGAAAATTCAATGCCTCTTTTAGCCTGTCTAAAGGCACAATAATCTGAACTTGAATTATTATCTGACTTGAGACCTAAATTATGTATTGGTACAATCGAAGTcttattagaaataattacTCTTTCTTCCTTGTATAATTTAATGGAACTTTATTTCTTCCATTATACAGCAGAAGAGGATGAAAATCAAAATGCAATTCACTAAACATTTATGCAGCCTTTATCCTTGCGAAATTTGACTATATTGTTTTCCCATCTAGCCAACGGGTAAAGAAATCCAAGGACTCCTGAGGCTTGTATTCAGGAACTGTATGCCCTGCACCCTGAAGATTGCCATTACATGCATAAGCAAACTTTAAGCATAATTGAGAGGTAGCTAAGTTACATAATTAAGCAAGAAgctaataaattttgataccTTGATAGTCAAGAAAATGAGGTTTTTGTCATATCCTTGCAAGTACCTGTAACAAATGATTAAACCATAATCAAGAGCCAACCgaaaaatgtacaaaaatttacaaacataCTACTGAAGAATTAAACATGAAACTACAGAGAGATTAGATAAAACATACCCAGCAACTTGACCATTGGACATCCATGGTCTCCATTCATCAACTATCTTATATCCAAGCGATCTAGTCCATGCCTGAGTCCCAGTGAAGGGCACACACATGTCATGATCACCACTGCAAGAATTACAACTTTATTT
The sequence above is drawn from the Ricinus communis isolate WT05 ecotype wild-type chromosome 7, ASM1957865v1, whole genome shotgun sequence genome and encodes:
- the LOC8274279 gene encoding probable protein phosphatase 2C 33 is translated as MGSCLSAESRSPRPGTPSSPGFGVRKKKNSKKRPGSRNSSFDYRREEPLHRIPGRLFLNGSSDIASLFTQQGRKGTNQDAMIVWENFGSRTDTVFCGVFDGHGPYGHMVAKRVRDHLPLKLSAHWEVNITSEDVLKEISLNTAGSMNSEDTTFVSADEESRASVDLDDTVKHPEIFQTLKESFLKAFKVMDRELRIHANIDCFCSGTTAVTLIKQGRNLVVGNVGDSRAVLGTRDKDDSLVAVQLTVDLKPNLPAEAERIRKCKGRVFALQDEPEVARVWLPNNDSPGLAMARAFGDFCLKDFGLISVPDVSFRRLSEKDEFIVLATDGIWDVLSNKEVVDIVASVPTRPSAARALVESAVRAWRYKYPTSKVDDCAVVCLFLDSNNVSTASTVNANSNINTKEQPTSEDQADVDSQKEDDLNGPTGLGRSGTVRNGKEVLSDGIGEEDNSKQDEMQSEYGIEWSALEGVSRVNTLLNLPRFVPGKEDKKAAGETKAWK